The genome window TGATTGTAGTAATTGCTGTTGGCTTTTTTTACGTTACCCCTGCAAACTGGCATCCTTTTATGCCAAATGGTTTTGGTGGGGTAATGAAGGGGGTATCGGGTGTGTTTTTTGCTTATATCGGGTTTGATGCCATCTCAACCACGGCCGAAGAATGCCAGAATCCACAACGCGATCTGCCGCGCGGGATGATCTATTCCCTTATTATTTGTACTGTACTTTACATATTGATTGCCCTGGTGCTTACCGGTATGGTAAGTTATAAGGAACTTGCAGTTGGCGATCCTTTAGCTTATGTATTTACCAAACTACATTTAAACGCACTGAGTGGTATTATATCTTTCAGTGCCGTTATTGCAACGGCCAGTGTGTTACTGATATTTCAGTTGGGGCAGCCCCGCATCTGGATGAGTATGAGCCGTGATGGTTTATTGCCAAAAGCATTTTCACGGATCCATCCAAAATATCACACCCCATCATTTGCCACCATAGTAACCGGTTTTGTGGTTGCCATACCGGCTTTGTTCATGAACCTTACCGAGGTTACAGATTTAACCAGTATAGGCACCCTTTTTGCTTTTGTTTTAGTTTGCGGCGGTGTATTGCTGTTACCTCGCGAAGCTTCGCGGAAGGGCCGTTTCCACTTGCCGTATATCAATTCAAAATGGATTATCCCGGTGGTATTTATAGTTGGAGCCTATTTTTTAAAGGATCATGTAGTAAACATGTTTACCGGTAAAGATGCACATCAAAATTTCCCATTCTTCCTGTTCATTATTCTGTCGGCGGTGCTTGCGGTAATGTCATTTGTTAAGAATCTTTCACTAATACCTGTACTAGGTTTGTTAAGCTGCTTTTACTTAATGACGGAATTGGGATATACCAACTGGCTGCGGTTTTTGATCTGGCTGGTTATTGGCCTGGTGATATATTTTACTTACGGATACAAACACAGTTTGCTCGGTAAAGAAAAGGCGGCATAGTTGTTTTGCTATCTGATTGATTGTTTGCTTAATGCTAAAAAGGATATTATGAATATAACTACCATAATTGGCCTGCTGGCAGCGTTCGGTACCACAGTATCCTTTTTACCACAGGCTGTTAAAACTATCCAAACAAAAAACACCTCTGGTATATCACTGGCAATGTACGGGCTTTTTACTACAGGTACCTTGTTATGGCTCATCTATGGATTAATGAGCGGAAGCCTCCCTGTTACCATTGCCAATGCCATCACCTTTATTTTTGCCAGTATTATACTGATATACAAAATGATTTATAAGTAAGATGTTATAATTGGTCGTAAGTGTATTAACATCTGCAAAACTTACAATAATGGTACTCTTTAGCAGAACTCTCTACAACTCCATTGCAAAGGACAGCCCTTTTACACCGTCCTGATACATTGGCATAACCATGGTATGTTTCCCGGTCTTGTCCGTATGAGTTAGTTTATTACGAAGGTAAGGATATACCAAATAAGCAGCTTTTGTAGAAAGGATGCCGAAGCCGGCACCTGCAATAACGTCGCTGAACCAATGGTCGCGATGATACATTCTGAAAACACCAGTTGTAACTGCAAAAGCATAGCCCACTATTCCATATACCGGTGATTTCCCTGAATACTCTTGCGCTAAAAACTCCGCCCCCATAAACGCATTGGCCGTATGCCCTGAAGGGAAGGACAAATAATCTCCCCTGTTGGGACGTAAACGATGGGTTGTGTTTTTTAAGCCGTAAACAGAAATACCGGCTATGCCTGCAGAAAGGCCAAGCAATGCCGTTCTGTCAATAAATGTGTTTTTGCCTGATACGCCAACCAGGTTTAGACCGTAAACCAGCGCAACAGGCGCAAACTGAAAGTAATTTTCAAGGCTTCCGCTGTAGCGCGGATAATATTTGTTGAAGTTATTGTTAACGTAATAATCAAACCGCCGCACCGGGTGAATAATGAAACTGGAAATTCCATAAACAACAAAAATAGCAGGAGGGATTAAAGCAGCTGTTTTGCTATGCAGCTTTTTTACAGTATCCGGAGCCGTTAAAAGATCTTTTTTTAATGTATCGGCAAGTTTCTTTTTGGCTGTATCGGTATCCTGGGCTGTGGCATTAAATGAAATAATACACAATAACGCAAATAATATCTTTCTCAATGGCTATATTTTTTAGTACTTAACAATTTATTGATGGGTATGTTTTTTAAAATATATACACCAATAATATTAAAATAGATTTCACTAAAACCTAAAAAAAATAAAAATATTGTTTAATTCTGTAGTAATTCTGAATTGGGTGGAGTTAACCCATTATGAAGTTTAGGTTAATAAAAGTAAAATTATCACAATAAAATAACCGTTAAAGTCTTACAACCGGCTGGCGTAATGATTCTTCAATGTTGATTTTAATTTAAATGATCCGGTGGATTTCCACGTTCTCCGGCGCGGCAAGCATTAGCGGCACTTTCTCAACCGTAACAAAGCTCAGGTCGAGCCCAAAGCCGCGCTCTTCTGATAAGCTAATCTTTTTCAGGATCTTATAGTAACCCATAATAAAGCTTTCATAAAAAGAGAGGTTATGTGAACGTGAAAGTACTTTCTCAATCACAACAAACCTGAAATCGCCGACAATTTTATGGCGGTGTAATGATTTGTAAGTACTGGTAATATCAACCTCGCCTTTTTTTACAAGATCCTCTACCACTTTTCTAAACAACAGGTTTATCTGCTGTTCAACCCTAAAACCCAGTTTAAAATCAATCCTGATCAATTTGTTGGGTACCAAAAAATCCACCTCGTATTCTCTTTTATAAGGTTCATCCACTACGTCAACGTGCACCAGCCAATAAACATCTGCCCGCTTTGGCTGTTTCTGCAATATGGAATAAATGATCTTTGATTCTACCTCTGAATTGAAGTTGGCACTGGTTAAATAAACCAGCTGCGAGGCGTATTTAGGCACCGTTTCATCATCACTTAACTCTTTAAGAATGCTGAAGTAATCCTCAATCTCAATGAATTTAACGTAGCGGTTCCGTATTTTACGGGCCGTATGCCATGACCACATGATGGTGAAAAGAAACAAGCCAACTGAAAGCGTAAACCAGCCGCCGTGAACAAACTTAACCAGGTTACCGGCTAGGAACGTGCCTTCGATAAGTAAATAGACGGTTAAAAATATGCCCACTATATAGGTTGGCAGTTTCTTTCGCCTTAAAAAGTTTGCTACCAGCAGGGTAGTCATTAACATAGCCACAGTGATACTTAAACCGTAGGCCGCTTCCATATTGGCCGACTCCTGGAATAACAGTACCACACCTACGCAGCCTGCACACAATAGCCAGTTCACACTGGGTACATACAGTTGCCCTTTTTGTTCAGATGGATAATTGATGCGCACCTTTGGCCACAAGTTTAACCTCACGGCTTCGGCAATCAGCGTAAATGAACCTGATATCAAGGCCTGGCTTGCAATTACCGCAGCAACGGTGGCTATCCCAATGCCATAGATCAGGAACCATTGGGGCATAATTTTATAAAATGGATTACTTAAATTAAGATCCATTTTGGTGCCTTCATGCTGTAACAGCCAAACTGCCTGGCCCAGATAATTAAGGATGAGGCAGGTTTTTACGTAAATCCAGCTGATCTGGATATTTTTACGTCCGCAATGCCCAAGGTCTGAATACAAAGCTTCGGCACCTGTGGTACACAAAAACACAGCGCCAATAATTATCAGCGGGTGCGCGCCCGGTTCATGGCTGGTAAGTAATTTAAAAGCGTAATAAGGGTTTAAAGCCTTAAAAATAGCAGGCGACTGGATAATAAAACTGACGCCTAAAACCCCCATCATCGTAAACCAGATGAACATCATCGGCCCAAAAGCCTTACCCACCAGCGAGGTGCCAAATTGCTGTATAATGAAAAGTGAAATGATAATGGCTATAACTATGGGCATGGTTTCCAGGTGCGGAAACTTGCTTTGCAAACCTTCAATTGCTGATGATATGGTGATGGGAGGGGTTATAATGCCATCGGCCAGCAGCGCACAGCCGCCAATAACAGCCGGTATAATGAGCCATTTAGCACGGCGCCGCACCAGCGAGAACAGCGAGAATATACCACCTTCGCCTTTGTTATCAGCGCGAAGAGTTATAACTACATATTTTAGTGTGGTTTGCAGGGTAAGCGTCCAGAAAATGAGCGAAACGCCGCCTAAAATTAATGTTTCTGTTATAGTTCGTTCACCTACAATGGCTTTGAACACATACAGCGGAGAGGTACCGATATCTCCGTAAATTATTCCTAAGCTTATTAACAGCCCGGCGGCGGTTAGTTTCTGCAGATCTTTATGATTCGACACTATATACTTTCAAAAGCCCAAAAGTATTAAAAATTACAATTAAGTGATTAAATAATAAATATTAACGAAAGAAAAACTAAATTTATGGCAGTATTAAACCTTTTACTGTTAAATTTTGTTAAAAAGAATGATAAATGTCATGTATATTGAAACGGATGACGGGTTTATTTATACTTTTGTAAATAATATACAGCATGAGGCGAAATTCTACTTATAATAAATCATGGTTCATAATAATTGCGATAGCGATATTTATGAATTTCGCCTTTTCCAGTGCTATGAGTTACCAGCGGACTGATACCAGTATCCTTCGCTACCTGAAGCCAAAAGCTACCAAAGGTTCTGCATTTAAAAATAGTTTGCACTTAGTGTTGCCTCCTATAAGGCCGGCTGTTATATCAACTACCAAGGTTAGCGTTGCAAAACCTGACGACAAGCTGTTGAGCAACGTATCGGTATATCCCAACCCGGTTACCGATCAAATTAATTTAAAATACGAAATATCGCGTTCATCAAACGTTACCATAAAGGTAGTGGATGTTTTGGGCAATGAGATCATAACACTTTACAACCAACGCGTTGAACCCGGTGAGAAAAATTTTACCTATCCGCTTAACAGCAAACTTGCCCGGGGCTTTTATTTTTTAAGGGTTGTTGCCGGTACAGAATCGGTAATTAAACGGATCTCGGTACTTTAGGCCTGATCTGTACGCATAGTTACCCATCAAGCCGGCTCAAACTTTTTGAGCTTTAATTTCAAAAAAAATATCCTGAAATCTTTTAATCCTATAAATCTTAGTTTAATTTCGGCTTTATGAAGATAATAGCCATTGGCCGCAATTACGCAGAGCATGCTAAAGAGCTGAATAACCCCGTTCCGGGCGTTCCGGTTATTTTTATGAAGCCCGATACGGCCTTGCTGAAAGATAACAAGCCTTTTTATCATCCTGATTTTTCGGAAGATATTCACCATGAGATTGAGATCGTAATAAAGATCAGCAAAGAGGGGAAGCACATCAGCGAGCAAT of Mucilaginibacter xinganensis contains these proteins:
- a CDS encoding phosphatase PAP2 family protein; this encodes MRKILFALLCIISFNATAQDTDTAKKKLADTLKKDLLTAPDTVKKLHSKTAALIPPAIFVVYGISSFIIHPVRRFDYYVNNNFNKYYPRYSGSLENYFQFAPVALVYGLNLVGVSGKNTFIDRTALLGLSAGIAGISVYGLKNTTHRLRPNRGDYLSFPSGHTANAFMGAEFLAQEYSGKSPVYGIVGYAFAVTTGVFRMYHRDHWFSDVIAGAGFGILSTKAAYLVYPYLRNKLTHTDKTGKHTMVMPMYQDGVKGLSFAMEL
- a CDS encoding SemiSWEET transporter, whose translation is MNITTIIGLLAAFGTTVSFLPQAVKTIQTKNTSGISLAMYGLFTTGTLLWLIYGLMSGSLPVTIANAITFIFASIILIYKMIYK
- a CDS encoding amino acid permease, producing the protein MSKSIFRKKNIHKILADVASGFSDAEHSGSHLKKELNVKDLTLMGIAAVVGAGIFSTIGLASFNGGPGVTILFVLTAITCGFSALCYAEFASRIPVAGSAYTYAYASFGELIAWIIGWDLLMEYAIGNIAVAISWSTYFVNLMEGFHIHIPEYLTMDYFTAFKAHQAIQNHTAEITDTIKQGALAWSRAPGFGGVKLIANVPALLIVVIITYLVYIGIRETKKATNAMVFLKIAIVIVVIAVGFFYVTPANWHPFMPNGFGGVMKGVSGVFFAYIGFDAISTTAEECQNPQRDLPRGMIYSLIICTVLYILIALVLTGMVSYKELAVGDPLAYVFTKLHLNALSGIISFSAVIATASVLLIFQLGQPRIWMSMSRDGLLPKAFSRIHPKYHTPSFATIVTGFVVAIPALFMNLTEVTDLTSIGTLFAFVLVCGGVLLLPREASRKGRFHLPYINSKWIIPVVFIVGAYFLKDHVVNMFTGKDAHQNFPFFLFIILSAVLAVMSFVKNLSLIPVLGLLSCFYLMTELGYTNWLRFLIWLVIGLVIYFTYGYKHSLLGKEKAA
- a CDS encoding KUP/HAK/KT family potassium transporter — encoded protein: MSNHKDLQKLTAAGLLISLGIIYGDIGTSPLYVFKAIVGERTITETLILGGVSLIFWTLTLQTTLKYVVITLRADNKGEGGIFSLFSLVRRRAKWLIIPAVIGGCALLADGIITPPITISSAIEGLQSKFPHLETMPIVIAIIISLFIIQQFGTSLVGKAFGPMMFIWFTMMGVLGVSFIIQSPAIFKALNPYYAFKLLTSHEPGAHPLIIIGAVFLCTTGAEALYSDLGHCGRKNIQISWIYVKTCLILNYLGQAVWLLQHEGTKMDLNLSNPFYKIMPQWFLIYGIGIATVAAVIASQALISGSFTLIAEAVRLNLWPKVRINYPSEQKGQLYVPSVNWLLCAGCVGVVLLFQESANMEAAYGLSITVAMLMTTLLVANFLRRKKLPTYIVGIFLTVYLLIEGTFLAGNLVKFVHGGWFTLSVGLFLFTIMWSWHTARKIRNRYVKFIEIEDYFSILKELSDDETVPKYASQLVYLTSANFNSEVESKIIYSILQKQPKRADVYWLVHVDVVDEPYKREYEVDFLVPNKLIRIDFKLGFRVEQQINLLFRKVVEDLVKKGEVDITSTYKSLHRHKIVGDFRFVVIEKVLSRSHNLSFYESFIMGYYKILKKISLSEERGFGLDLSFVTVEKVPLMLAAPENVEIHRII
- a CDS encoding T9SS type A sorting domain-containing protein, with protein sequence MNFAFSSAMSYQRTDTSILRYLKPKATKGSAFKNSLHLVLPPIRPAVISTTKVSVAKPDDKLLSNVSVYPNPVTDQINLKYEISRSSNVTIKVVDVLGNEIITLYNQRVEPGEKNFTYPLNSKLARGFYFLRVVAGTESVIKRISVL